The following coding sequences lie in one Rutidosis leptorrhynchoides isolate AG116_Rl617_1_P2 chromosome 4, CSIRO_AGI_Rlap_v1, whole genome shotgun sequence genomic window:
- the LOC139842231 gene encoding uncharacterized protein, with protein MADNQKLHPAVTVNNIRNFIPLTLELKDGKYESWSELFQIHCRPFAVIDHIIPSTDSSSSTTSSDTNTVKDANWDRLDAIVLQWIYGTISAELLGIVHVSGFSAQEAWECLNNVFHDNRHTRAIHLTHKFTNTRLDDFPDVSAYFQELKNIADQLSNVGPKVEDDVGHRFE; from the coding sequence ATGGCCGATAATCAAAAGCTCCACCCTGCAGTAACTGTAAATAACATCCGCAACTTTATCCCTCTAACACTCGAACTCAAAGATGGCAAATACGAATCGTGGTCCGAACTTTTTCAGATCCACTGTCGGCCATTCGCGGTCATTGATCATATTATTCCATCCACTGATTCTAGTTCTTCTACCACCAGTTCAGACACAAACACTGTGAAAGATGCCAATTGGGATCGTCTTGATGCCATTGTCCTTCAATGGATTTACGGGACAATCTCAGCCGAATTACTTGGCATTGTACATGTCTCTGGTTTTTCTGCTCAAGAGGCATGGGAATGTCTCAATAATGTGTTCCATGACAATCGACACACCCGTGCTATTCATCTCACTCACAAGTTCACCAACACTCGACTAGACGATTTCCCCGATGTTTCTGCTTATTTTCAGGAACTCAAAAACATTGCAGATCAACTCTCTAATGTTGGTCCTAAGGTTGAAGATGATGTTGGTCACCGGTTTGAATGA